One genomic segment of Aquipluma nitroreducens includes these proteins:
- a CDS encoding ABC transporter ATP-binding protein produces the protein MIRTVNLNKVFRTEEIETSALNNVNLHIKKGEFVAIMGPSGCGKSTLLNIIGLLDNPSTGEYYFDNQEVGAFKERNRTLLRKGNIGFVFQSFNLIDELNVYENVELPLIYLKMSAKERKEMVEKVLDRMQIGHRKKHFPQQLSGGQQQRVAIARAVVANPKLILADEPTGNLDSKNGMEVMNLLTELNREGTTIVMVTHSMHDSEFAHRVINLFDGQVITEEVKNKMGEVLV, from the coding sequence ATGATACGTACAGTAAACCTTAACAAAGTATTTCGCACCGAGGAGATTGAAACCAGTGCGTTGAACAACGTGAACCTTCATATAAAGAAGGGCGAATTTGTAGCCATTATGGGTCCTTCGGGCTGCGGCAAGTCAACCTTGCTCAACATTATCGGCTTGTTGGATAACCCAAGTACAGGCGAGTATTATTTCGACAATCAGGAAGTTGGTGCTTTTAAAGAGCGCAACCGTACTTTACTCCGGAAGGGAAACATCGGGTTTGTATTTCAGAGTTTTAACCTCATCGACGAACTCAATGTTTACGAAAACGTAGAGCTTCCGCTTATTTACCTAAAAATGAGCGCTAAAGAGCGCAAAGAGATGGTCGAGAAGGTGCTCGATCGCATGCAAATTGGGCACCGTAAAAAACATTTTCCGCAGCAGTTATCCGGAGGACAGCAGCAGCGTGTTGCCATTGCCCGCGCCGTGGTTGCCAATCCGAAGCTGATTTTGGCCGATGAGCCTACCGGTAATCTCGACTCGAAAAATGGTATGGAAGTCATGAACCTGCTCACCGAATTGAATCGTGAAGGAACAACCATCGTAATGGTAACCCACTCGATGCACGACTCTGAATTTGCTCACCGCGTGATTAACCTCTTCGATGGACAGGTAATAACCGAAGAAGTGAAAAACAAAATGGGCGAAGTTCTGGTGTAA
- a CDS encoding sigma-54-dependent transcriptional regulator: MAKGNVLIVDDNKSILSALEILLSPEFQSITTLSDPNLIPSELRQNEYNLAILDMNFKAGINTGNEGIYWLTRIKETNPEISVVMITAYGDVELTVKALKAGATDFILKPWDNAKLLATLKSALQLNLSKKEVSQLKEKEKGLKSEINREQKYIVGSSPRLMSVLNLVRKVAKTEANVLITGENGTGKELIAQEIHRLSGRSSEILVSVDMGAITETLFESELFGHVKGAFTDARESRPGKFEVADKGSLFLDEIGNLSFHLQAKLLAAIQNRQISRIGSNQTIPVDIRLICATNKNLESMVHEGLFREDLLYRINTIQIEVPPLRERGTDVLVLADFFLKKYASKYNKPNLKINQQAQDKLLGYSWPGNIRELQHTIEKAVILSDNHVLKPEDFFMRPVVSGKNITPEMTLEEMERQMINLAIEKNNGNLSAAAEQLGITRQTLYNKIKKSGQ; the protein is encoded by the coding sequence ATGGCTAAAGGGAACGTCCTGATTGTTGACGACAATAAGAGCATTTTAAGTGCATTGGAGATCCTTCTCTCTCCTGAATTTCAATCCATCACTACCTTGTCAGATCCGAATCTGATTCCTTCGGAATTACGCCAAAATGAATACAATCTGGCGATTCTGGATATGAATTTCAAAGCTGGGATCAATACCGGAAACGAAGGTATATACTGGCTAACCCGAATTAAGGAAACCAATCCGGAGATTTCGGTTGTCATGATTACTGCCTATGGCGATGTTGAATTGACCGTAAAAGCATTGAAAGCCGGCGCCACCGATTTTATTCTGAAACCCTGGGACAACGCCAAATTACTGGCGACATTGAAATCGGCTCTTCAACTTAATTTGTCGAAAAAAGAAGTGAGCCAGTTGAAAGAAAAGGAGAAAGGACTGAAAAGCGAGATTAACCGTGAGCAGAAATACATTGTGGGTTCGTCGCCACGACTCATGAGTGTATTGAATCTGGTTCGGAAGGTCGCCAAAACGGAAGCTAACGTGCTGATTACCGGCGAAAACGGCACTGGAAAAGAATTGATTGCCCAGGAAATACACCGGTTATCGGGTCGGTCGAGCGAAATATTGGTTAGCGTTGATATGGGCGCCATAACCGAAACGTTGTTCGAAAGCGAGCTCTTTGGACATGTGAAAGGCGCTTTTACAGATGCCCGCGAAAGTCGCCCCGGAAAATTCGAAGTGGCCGATAAAGGCAGTTTGTTTCTCGATGAAATTGGCAACCTATCGTTTCATCTTCAGGCTAAATTGTTGGCAGCCATACAGAACAGGCAGATTTCACGTATAGGTTCCAATCAAACTATTCCGGTTGATATCCGACTGATTTGTGCGACCAATAAAAACCTCGAAAGTATGGTACACGAAGGGCTTTTCCGCGAAGACTTGCTTTACCGCATCAATACCATACAAATTGAGGTTCCGCCTTTGCGCGAACGAGGAACCGACGTGTTGGTGCTAGCCGATTTTTTCCTGAAAAAGTATGCCTCGAAATACAATAAACCAAACCTGAAAATCAATCAGCAGGCCCAGGACAAGTTGCTCGGCTATTCGTGGCCCGGAAATATCCGGGAATTGCAGCACACCATCGAAAAAGCGGTTATCCTGAGCGATAATCATGTGTTAAAACCTGAAGATTTCTTTATGAGACCTGTCGTTTCAGGAAAAAATATTACTCCCGAAATGACGCTCGAAGAAATGGAACGACAAATGATTAACCTCGCTATTGAAAAAAACAATGGAAACCTTAGCGCAGCAGCCGAGCAGCTTGGTATAACCCGACAGACCCTTTACAACAAAATCAAAAAATCAGGTCAATGA
- a CDS encoding TolC family protein, giving the protein MYRKLTFFFIFLIVTGNTLVAQGKWNLARCISFSLENNIGLKKMEIEKKIASEDLNQSKRDLLPGISASSRAGISFGRSIDPNTNGIINTQFFNNSYDLGTSMTLFNGFKLLNQIEYQKFRKRATELNRINAVDDLAFSVMNSYFDVLYYKGMLKIAEEQVETSRINLKKINKQVELGMKSKTDLLEMSANFETEELRRIQVGNSLKTAVLQLKQRMNLTDTTEMVLDEEQSPMEVSAKPDQRSLFSAYTQWSPYYQSFEAQLKASRKMLAISRSQLYPSLSANASMGTGFYETTKDETGKTIAFSTQLENNRNKYVGGSLNIPIFSRWAVRSDIKKAKLQVEQAQNTLDEEKQKLYFEMANNLNDLEALEKEYNQYQKQQDADQLAFQAAERKFEQGLVSVVDFYIAKNRLANSASQVLNARLHWEIKKKALDFYSGKRFWE; this is encoded by the coding sequence ATGTACAGAAAATTGACGTTTTTTTTCATTTTTTTAATAGTAACTGGAAATACACTCGTGGCTCAGGGCAAATGGAACTTAGCCCGGTGTATTTCCTTTTCCCTTGAAAACAACATTGGGCTGAAAAAAATGGAAATAGAAAAGAAGATTGCTTCAGAAGATCTGAACCAGTCAAAACGAGATCTTTTACCAGGAATCAGCGCATCATCGCGAGCCGGAATTAGTTTTGGACGTTCGATTGACCCCAACACCAATGGCATTATTAACACTCAGTTTTTTAATAACAGTTACGATCTTGGTACTTCGATGACCCTTTTTAACGGTTTTAAACTCCTGAACCAGATTGAATATCAGAAATTCAGGAAAAGAGCGACCGAGCTTAACCGCATAAATGCTGTTGACGACCTGGCTTTTAGCGTGATGAATTCGTATTTTGATGTGCTTTACTACAAGGGAATGCTAAAAATTGCTGAGGAGCAAGTTGAAACATCGCGCATTAATCTGAAGAAAATAAACAAACAAGTGGAACTGGGAATGAAATCGAAAACCGACCTGCTTGAAATGAGCGCCAATTTCGAAACCGAAGAATTACGTCGGATTCAGGTTGGGAATAGCCTAAAAACTGCTGTCCTGCAGTTGAAACAACGGATGAACCTGACAGATACCACCGAAATGGTTTTAGATGAAGAACAAAGTCCAATGGAAGTTTCTGCGAAACCCGATCAGCGAAGCCTTTTTTCAGCTTACACGCAATGGTCTCCTTACTATCAGTCGTTTGAAGCACAATTGAAAGCATCCCGGAAAATGTTGGCTATTAGCCGATCTCAGTTATATCCATCGCTAAGTGCAAATGCCTCGATGGGAACCGGCTTCTATGAAACTACGAAAGACGAAACCGGTAAAACCATCGCATTTAGCACTCAATTGGAAAACAACCGAAACAAATATGTTGGAGGTTCGCTCAATATTCCGATTTTTAGTCGCTGGGCTGTACGTTCCGACATCAAGAAAGCTAAATTACAGGTGGAGCAAGCACAGAATACGCTCGACGAAGAAAAGCAAAAGCTGTATTTTGAGATGGCCAATAACCTAAACGACCTGGAAGCTCTTGAGAAAGAATACAATCAGTACCAGAAGCAGCAGGATGCCGATCAACTTGCTTTTCAGGCAGCAGAGCGAAAATTTGAACAGGGTTTAGTTAGTGTTGTCGATTTTTACATTGCTAAAAACCGATTGGCTAATTCGGCTAGCCAGGTTCTAAATGCCCGGTTGCATTGGGAAATAAAGAAAAAAGCGCTCGATTTTTACTCCGGAAAACGATTCTGGGAATAG
- a CDS encoding four helix bundle protein, with the protein MAQFRFMDLDIWKESITLNDQLFDLVDALSDAKSYRVAEQLRGSSLSISNNIAEGSGSFSSKDFANFLNIARRSVFETANISYVAYRRKFIDKEKLDRILNDLELLSKKITNFRKSLL; encoded by the coding sequence ATGGCTCAATTTAGATTTATGGATTTGGATATTTGGAAAGAATCAATTACTCTGAATGATCAGCTTTTTGATTTGGTGGATGCATTATCTGATGCGAAGAGTTATCGGGTTGCAGAACAGTTAAGGGGCTCATCGTTAAGCATTTCAAATAACATAGCGGAAGGTTCCGGTTCTTTTTCATCAAAAGATTTTGCCAACTTCCTGAATATTGCCCGAAGGTCTGTTTTTGAAACGGCAAACATCTCTTATGTAGCGTACAGAAGAAAGTTCATCGATAAAGAAAAATTGGATCGTATATTAAACGATCTGGAATTATTGAGCAAAAAAATAACCAATTTCAGAAAATCGCTATTATAA
- a CDS encoding efflux RND transporter periplasmic adaptor subunit, whose protein sequence is MDKVIEKQKGLRPKHIIWIVGGLAFAFLLYKVVFTESGSTFRAEKDKLTISTVEDGLFNDYITVIGQVEPISTIFLDAEEGGKVEEKLIEEGEMVKKGDIILKLRNNDLNLSIMNSESSMAYQTNELRNTQIQMEQQKIQNKQQLLSIDYELVRLSRNYEQQKALYNDGLIAKEDFLKAEEDYLKSKKNRDLIYMKLVQDSIFRENQKLQMDQSLGNMHLNLKVVQQRREDLNVKAPVDGQLGLLNAEIGESINKGQRIGQINILGNFKVNAKIDEHYIDRVVRGLTATLDRNGTNFNLAVKKVYPEVRDGQFEIDLIFDGTTPDNIRTGQTYHIKLELGESGKAVLLARGGFFQSTGGQWVFVLNQDGTEATKRNIKIGKQNPQYYEVLEGLNAGEKVITSGYEMFGTNDRIVLK, encoded by the coding sequence ATGGATAAAGTTATTGAAAAGCAAAAGGGGTTGAGACCCAAACACATCATCTGGATTGTTGGGGGATTGGCATTTGCCTTTTTGTTGTATAAAGTTGTTTTTACTGAAAGTGGATCAACTTTCAGAGCCGAAAAAGATAAGCTAACCATCAGCACAGTAGAAGACGGTTTGTTTAACGACTACATTACAGTTATTGGGCAGGTAGAACCAATTTCAACCATTTTTCTGGATGCCGAAGAGGGCGGAAAAGTTGAAGAAAAACTGATTGAAGAAGGTGAGATGGTGAAAAAAGGCGATATCATCCTGAAGCTGCGGAACAACGACCTCAACCTGAGTATCATGAACAGCGAATCGAGCATGGCCTACCAAACCAATGAGCTCCGCAATACGCAGATACAAATGGAACAGCAGAAAATTCAAAATAAGCAGCAGTTGCTCTCGATTGATTATGAACTCGTGCGATTATCGAGAAATTATGAGCAACAGAAAGCGTTGTACAATGACGGGTTAATTGCCAAAGAAGATTTTCTGAAAGCCGAAGAAGATTATCTCAAATCGAAGAAAAACCGCGATCTCATTTATATGAAACTGGTTCAGGATTCGATCTTTCGCGAAAATCAGAAATTACAGATGGATCAAAGTCTTGGTAATATGCATCTTAACCTGAAAGTGGTTCAACAGCGTCGCGAAGACCTGAATGTAAAAGCTCCTGTTGATGGTCAGCTTGGTTTGCTTAATGCCGAAATTGGTGAATCAATCAACAAAGGGCAACGGATTGGGCAGATTAATATTCTTGGTAATTTTAAGGTAAACGCTAAAATCGACGAACATTATATCGACAGGGTTGTCCGCGGATTAACTGCCACACTCGATCGTAACGGTACTAACTTTAACCTTGCGGTGAAAAAAGTATATCCTGAAGTTCGTGATGGTCAATTCGAAATCGATCTGATATTCGATGGTACCACTCCCGACAACATCCGTACCGGACAGACTTACCACATTAAACTCGAACTTGGCGAATCGGGTAAAGCTGTGCTGTTGGCTCGCGGAGGGTTCTTCCAGAGCACTGGAGGGCAATGGGTTTTTGTGCTGAATCAGGATGGAACTGAAGCAACCAAGCGAAACATCAAAATAGGTAAACAAAACCCACAGTATTACGAAGTGCTGGAAGGTCTAAATGCCGGCGAAAAGGTAATCACTTCGGGCTATGAAATGTTCGGAACAAACGACCGGATTGTGCTGAAGTAG